A DNA window from Fragaria vesca subsp. vesca linkage group LG3, FraVesHawaii_1.0, whole genome shotgun sequence contains the following coding sequences:
- the LOC101310682 gene encoding uncharacterized protein LOC101310682 encodes MAQLLINLSLPSPTSFQSTRHLPTTRSRQNEAAQEWSSLLHNLKSHGRFSCLFSGNRREDQARKALEGALGGKRDEFEKWDKEIKKREEVGGGSSGGGGGWFGWGRRFGWSNGDDFWQEAQQASLAVLGILVMYLIVVKGELMLAVVFNPLLYALRGARNSFTFVTNKILRRTDAHADFDSISKKEAYSRVSAKDSVIRKWGSE; translated from the exons ATGGCGCAGCTTCTCATCAACCTAAGCTTGCCGTCCCCAACCTCATTTCAGTCGACTCGTCACCTCCCCACAACTCGCTCCCGCCAAAATGAAGCTGCCCAAGAATGGTCGTCCCTGCTTCACAACCTCAAGTCTCACGGCAGATTCTCTTGCCTTTTCTCAGGCAATCGCAGAGAG GACCAAGCACGAAAAGCATTAGAAGGTGCCCTGGGTGGAAAGAGAGATGAATTTGAGAAATGGGACAAAGAGATTAAGAAAAGAGAGGAGGTGGGTGGAGGCAGTAGTGGTGGTGGAGGGGGCTGGTTTGGGTGGGGCAGACGCTTCGGGTGGTCCAACGGTGATGATTTCTGGCAAGAAGCACAACAAGCAAGTCTTGCTGTCTTAGGAATTTTGGTCATG TATCTAATTGTTGTGAAAGGAGAGCTGATGCTTGCTGTCGTCTTCAATCCACTGTTGTATGCCTTGCGAGGGGCAAGAAACAGCTTCACTTTCGTTACCAACAAAATCTTAAGGAGGACAGATGCTCATGCTGATTTTGATAGTATCTCAAAGAAAGAAGCATACAGTCGTGTCTCCGCTAAAGATAGTGTTATAAGAAAATGGGGAAGTGAGTGA
- the LOC101314060 gene encoding rho GDP-dissociation inhibitor 1-like, with amino-acid sequence MGDGKDEKKEGGEVSEKNKCEPSAGRMVRPPSDSSLCVTEDEEDDDDDDELAKKIALGPQCTLKEHIQKDADDESLRRWKEQLLGAVDVNAVGESLEPEVKILSLAIKSPDRSDIFLPIPEDGKPKGLWFTLKEGSKYSLEFTFQVSNNIVSGFKYTNTVWKTAVKVDSTKEMLGTFSPQLEPYTHVLPEDTTPSGMFARGTYSARSKFLDDDNTCYLEINYTFDIRKDWAAA; translated from the exons ATGGGTGATGGAAAAGACGAGAAAAAAGAGGGTGGTGAAGTCTCAGAGAAGAACAAGTGTGAGCCTAGTGCAGGGCGGATGGTTAGACCACCCAGTGACAGTTCCTTGTGTGTGACAGAGGATGAGGAGGATGATGACGATGATGATGAGCTAGCAAAGAAAATAGCGTTGGGCCCTCAGTGCACTCTCAAAGAACACATCCAGAAAGATGCG GATGATGAGAGCTTAAGGAGGTGGAAAGAACAGCTTCTTGGGGCTGTTGATGTCAATGCTGTTGGAG AATCTCTAGAACCAGAGGTTAAGATCCTGAGCCTTGCAATTAAATCGCCTGATAGATCTGATATATTTCTTCCAATTCCGGAGGATGGAAAGCCCAAGGGCTTGTGGTTCACTTTAAAAGAAGGTAGCAAATACAGCCTTGAGTTCACGTTCCAGGTCAGCAATAACATTGTTTCAGGTTTCAAATACACCAACACAGTCTGGAAAACTGCTGTGAAGG TTGATAGCACAAAAGAGATGCTTGGAACCTTTAGTCCACAGTTGGAGCCTTATACACATGTTTTGCCCGAGGACACAACCCCATCTGGTATGTTTGCCAGGGGAACTTATTCAGCTAGAAGCAAG TTTCTTGATGATGACAACACATGCTACTTGGAGATCAATTACACCTTTGATATTAGGAAAGACTGGGCAGCAGCGTAG